In one Pseudomonas purpurea genomic region, the following are encoded:
- a CDS encoding cysteine protease StiP family protein, with amino-acid sequence MSNSIHALSTVGSGSYAVDDVHFLLQPLEIEVTDVAEKERLIQSKTRHYSEMISQENAPTDVHQALYERALSQNGARMAADVQALAMALDQACDGPTIALVSFVRAGLPLGVLLRRALVQMGRETSHYGISIIRDRGIDNVALDAIIALHGAENIVFVDGWTGKGAISGEIKRSLKGDSRFPPEPRLVVLADPCGRAWLAASAEDWVIPSGILGATVSGLVSRSIWPANGGLHGCVVYNHLHEHDVTRPFIEQIEAERQKLGAVTPATPWSEAQKLQLQGAADDVVQQLAKRFGITNLNRVKPGIAEATRAVLRRVPDHVLVRDRTDHDVQLLMHLAEKAGIAIEEVGAELGPYRAVTIIRSVS; translated from the coding sequence ATGAGTAATTCTATCCACGCCCTGAGCACCGTCGGCAGCGGCAGCTATGCCGTCGATGACGTGCATTTCCTGCTCCAGCCGCTGGAAATCGAAGTCACCGACGTTGCGGAGAAGGAACGGCTGATTCAGTCGAAAACCCGCCACTATTCGGAAATGATCAGCCAGGAAAACGCACCGACTGACGTGCATCAGGCCCTGTACGAGCGGGCCCTGAGCCAGAACGGCGCACGCATGGCCGCCGATGTCCAGGCACTGGCAATGGCGCTGGATCAGGCGTGCGACGGGCCGACTATCGCGCTGGTGTCGTTCGTGCGCGCGGGTCTGCCGCTGGGCGTGCTGCTGCGCCGGGCGCTGGTGCAAATGGGTCGCGAGACGTCTCACTACGGCATCAGCATCATCCGCGACCGTGGCATCGACAACGTGGCGCTGGACGCGATCATTGCGCTGCATGGCGCCGAAAACATAGTGTTCGTCGACGGCTGGACCGGAAAAGGCGCGATCAGCGGCGAAATCAAACGCAGCCTCAAGGGCGACTCGCGCTTCCCGCCCGAGCCTCGCCTGGTGGTGTTGGCCGACCCCTGCGGTCGGGCCTGGCTCGCTGCGTCTGCCGAAGACTGGGTGATCCCGTCAGGCATTCTCGGCGCAACGGTGTCGGGGCTGGTGTCACGCTCCATCTGGCCCGCGAACGGCGGTCTGCACGGTTGCGTGGTGTACAACCACCTTCATGAACATGACGTGACGCGGCCGTTCATCGAGCAGATCGAAGCCGAGCGCCAGAAGCTCGGCGCAGTCACGCCCGCCACGCCTTGGTCCGAGGCGCAAAAACTCCAGCTCCAGGGCGCTGCCGACGACGTGGTGCAGCAACTGGCCAAGCGTTTCGGGATCACCAACCTCAACCGTGTGAAGCCCGGCATCGCCGAAGCCACGCGCGCCGTGTTGCGCCGGGTGCCCGACCACGTGCTGGTGCGCGACCGCACGGACCATGATGTGCAATTGCTCATGCACCTCGCCGAAAAGGCCGGCATTGCCATCGAGGAAGTGGGCGCCGAGCTCGGTCCTTATCGTGCGGTCACCATCATCCGGAGCGTGAGCTGA